A DNA window from Chitinibacter fontanus contains the following coding sequences:
- the bioC gene encoding malonyl-ACP O-methyltransferase BioC: protein MSEQFHTQKHAIRTSFEKAAHSYDAAAVLQREIVDRMFERLELIRLSPPRVLDAGSGTGYAVPKLRSRFTDAQIIELDLAHSMLSVSREKQLGTGVKKLLKRLSSTTPAQVCSDIEQLPFADNSLDMIWSSLTLQWCNTPDAAFAEFQRVLKPGGLLMFATLGPDTLKELRSAFAGIDGYEHVNQFIDMHDLGDALITQGFATPVMDMEYLTLTYQDAKSVMQDLKGIGAHNTMQGRRTGMFGKAAWQQVQTQYEVLRRDGKLPCTYEVIYGHAWKNDRPRPQGVRPDGSQIIEFRPRNS, encoded by the coding sequence ATGAGCGAGCAATTTCACACACAAAAGCACGCAATACGAACATCGTTTGAAAAAGCTGCGCACAGCTATGATGCTGCCGCCGTTCTACAGCGAGAAATTGTAGATCGCATGTTCGAACGGCTTGAGTTGATTCGCCTCAGCCCGCCGCGTGTGCTCGATGCAGGTAGCGGAACAGGCTACGCAGTACCAAAGTTACGGAGTCGCTTTACTGATGCACAAATCATCGAGCTCGATTTAGCGCATTCCATGCTGTCTGTTTCGCGGGAAAAGCAGTTAGGGACTGGCGTTAAAAAACTATTGAAGCGACTAAGCAGCACCACTCCGGCCCAAGTCTGTAGCGATATTGAACAACTGCCTTTTGCGGATAATTCGCTCGACATGATCTGGTCAAGCCTCACTCTGCAATGGTGCAATACCCCAGATGCGGCTTTCGCAGAATTTCAGCGCGTGCTTAAGCCCGGGGGACTGCTGATGTTCGCTACACTAGGGCCCGATACATTAAAAGAATTACGCAGTGCTTTTGCTGGCATTGATGGTTATGAACACGTGAATCAGTTCATTGATATGCATGACCTCGGTGACGCCTTGATTACGCAAGGTTTCGCCACACCGGTGATGGATATGGAATACTTAACCTTAACCTACCAAGACGCTAAATCCGTCATGCAAGATTTGAAAGGGATTGGCGCACACAACACTATGCAAGGTCGTAGAACTGGCATGTTTGGCAAAGCCGCTTGGCAACAAGTGCAGACCCAATATGAAGTATTACGCCGAGATGGCAAATTACCGTGCACCTACGAAGTCATTTATGGACATGCGTGGAAAAATGACCGCCCGCGCCCGCAAGGTGTACGCCCCGATGGCAGCCAAATCATTGAATTTCGTCCACGGAATAGCTAA
- the bioD gene encoding dethiobiotin synthase produces MAIASRYFITGTDTEVGKTIATVQLLRSLNQNNIPAIGMKPAASGCLAQGDILINEDVELQRAASPIDAPLDLVSPYRFLPAISPHLAAQEAGIAIDLHHLVQCAADLQNYAQTVIIEGAGGWFAPLSDSEYIADLAIALKAPVILVVGMRLGCINHALLTAQAINQAGLQLAGWIANCIDPQMARYGENLAYLKANLAAPLLDEILHSPNAATGCLNPQAITRLKLQNV; encoded by the coding sequence ATGGCGATCGCATCACGATATTTCATTACCGGTACCGATACCGAAGTTGGTAAAACAATCGCGACCGTTCAACTACTGCGTAGCCTGAACCAGAACAATATACCTGCCATTGGTATGAAGCCAGCAGCCTCTGGTTGCTTGGCTCAGGGCGATATACTAATCAATGAAGATGTCGAACTCCAGCGTGCAGCTAGCCCGATTGATGCCCCACTGGACTTAGTCAGCCCGTATCGTTTCCTTCCCGCAATTTCACCTCACCTTGCAGCACAAGAAGCAGGTATTGCAATCGACCTTCATCACCTGGTGCAATGTGCAGCCGATTTGCAAAATTACGCTCAAACCGTAATTATTGAAGGCGCGGGGGGCTGGTTTGCACCACTGAGCGACTCAGAATACATCGCCGATTTAGCTATTGCATTAAAAGCCCCGGTTATTCTGGTAGTTGGCATGCGCCTGGGCTGCATCAATCATGCACTCCTCACTGCACAAGCCATCAACCAAGCAGGCCTACAATTAGCAGGGTGGATTGCAAACTGCATCGATCCGCAGATGGCTCGCTATGGCGAAAACTTGGCCTATCTAAAAGCCAATCTAGCTGCACCATTACTAGATGAGATCTTACATTCACCTAATGCAGCAACTGGTTGTCTCAATCCGCAAGCAATTACACGGCTAAAATTGCAGAACGTGTAA
- a CDS encoding SCO family protein, with protein MNSIVRGCLILIATILLNACSKPEFQGSDISEANIGSGFELIDMHGQKRTLADFQGKVSVLFFGYTSCPDVCPTTLAELRTSMAALGAKAKEVQVLFVSVDPERDTPALLSQYVPAFHPSFIGLTGSKTQIDTAVKNYHAVYQKQGKDKNYTVDHTAGSYLIDRQGKTRVLINYGAGAATFTHDIQLLLAE; from the coding sequence ATGAATTCAATTGTCCGCGGCTGTTTAATATTAATTGCTACCATACTGCTCAATGCCTGTAGTAAGCCTGAATTTCAGGGTAGCGACATCAGTGAAGCAAATATCGGCTCAGGTTTTGAGCTCATTGATATGCATGGGCAAAAACGCACTTTGGCAGATTTTCAAGGGAAAGTCAGCGTGCTGTTCTTTGGCTATACCTCGTGCCCTGATGTGTGCCCTACTACCTTGGCAGAATTGCGCACAAGTATGGCTGCACTAGGGGCGAAAGCCAAAGAGGTGCAAGTATTATTTGTCAGCGTAGATCCAGAGCGCGACACTCCTGCTTTACTATCGCAATATGTGCCCGCATTTCATCCCAGTTTTATCGGTTTAACCGGCTCAAAAACACAAATTGATACTGCGGTGAAAAATTATCACGCTGTTTATCAAAAACAGGGTAAAGATAAAAACTATACCGTCGATCATACTGCAGGGAGCTATTTAATTGACCGTCAGGGTAAAACCCGAGTATTGATTAATTACGGCGCAGGTGCAGCCACCTTTACACACGACATCCAATTACTGCTGGCTGAATAA
- a CDS encoding flagellar brake protein, which yields MSEEIAVGPSPIHSELDIAPYLLKTPMEIAYVLRMLEQNNTNIAVYFNAGKDMMLTRILSVDGKAKQFVFDIGGHEPSNREILNAPKLLFVTDLDGVKIQFSISTPTRSQLEGKPAFLSALPADLVKLQRREFYRLTTPITTPYTITLQPANQASLTLDVHDISLGGLGIWLKHDEQQKLFELGSLIHKATLDLGPAGRFQADLEIRNLHPVSLKQGISRFMLGVKFAELSRASESMLQKLIVQLEREKKALTG from the coding sequence ATGAGCGAAGAAATTGCAGTGGGCCCTAGCCCAATTCACTCCGAATTAGATATTGCGCCCTATCTGCTGAAAACGCCGATGGAAATCGCTTATGTATTGCGGATGCTGGAACAAAACAATACCAATATCGCTGTCTATTTTAATGCCGGAAAAGACATGATGCTAACGCGCATACTCAGCGTTGATGGCAAGGCTAAGCAGTTTGTTTTTGATATTGGTGGCCACGAGCCAAGTAATAGAGAAATACTCAACGCGCCCAAACTGCTATTTGTCACCGACCTTGATGGTGTAAAGATTCAGTTTAGCATTAGCACACCGACTAGATCTCAACTGGAAGGTAAGCCCGCCTTTCTCAGCGCCTTGCCCGCCGACCTAGTGAAATTGCAGCGAAGAGAGTTTTATCGGCTAACCACACCAATTACAACCCCCTACACGATCACTTTACAACCTGCCAACCAAGCCAGCCTCACTTTAGATGTGCATGATATATCTCTGGGTGGACTCGGGATTTGGCTCAAACATGACGAACAGCAAAAATTGTTCGAGCTTGGTAGTTTAATTCATAAAGCCACATTGGATTTGGGGCCTGCAGGCAGGTTTCAGGCAGATCTAGAAATCCGCAATCTTCATCCAGTGAGCCTCAAGCAAGGCATTAGTCGATTTATGCTAGGCGTAAAATTTGCCGAATTATCACGCGCTAGTGAATCAATGCTGCAAAAGCTGATTGTGCAGCTTGAGCGAGAAAAGAAAGCCTTAACAGGCTAA
- a CDS encoding MFS transporter gives MSPHSTQTAVSSIRRTQLAIATLFLVLGFNFGTWASRIPALKVQLGLSTAEVGFLLLASGLGAVFSFPITASVLHKFGSKMACMIAGGLLPLVLIGLALAPNYPTALLVMVFEGVLASLLNVGMNAQGVKAETVGKQAIMSRLHAVFSLGGLAAALFASAMTFISDVVLWHFLSAAIILWFAVAISIGHLLLDKQEQGNGKRFALPTGIALWLGLMALCGTIVEGSMSDWSALYLKDVVGASLQWVPLGIAFFSVTMFIARWFGDGWRTRFGAPKMLLWGGVISGVGLFTALLIGGLIPALLGFALVGLGMAAVSPCVYAAAAKHGAVALAAVTTMGSIGALMGPPMIGFVAHETNLSWGMGLVALAAVLIAVLTPKINWE, from the coding sequence GTGAGCCCTCACTCTACGCAAACTGCTGTTTCTTCAATTCGACGCACCCAACTTGCTATTGCCACTCTTTTTCTAGTTTTGGGCTTTAATTTTGGTACTTGGGCTTCACGAATCCCCGCCCTGAAAGTACAGCTGGGGCTAAGTACCGCAGAGGTCGGCTTTTTATTATTGGCTAGTGGGCTGGGTGCGGTTTTTTCATTTCCAATCACAGCCAGTGTATTGCACAAATTTGGGTCCAAAATGGCGTGCATGATTGCTGGTGGCTTGTTGCCACTGGTGTTGATTGGATTAGCATTAGCTCCTAATTATCCTACCGCGTTGCTGGTGATGGTGTTCGAGGGCGTACTGGCCAGCCTGCTTAATGTCGGCATGAATGCACAGGGAGTCAAGGCTGAAACGGTTGGAAAACAGGCCATTATGTCCCGTTTGCACGCAGTGTTTAGTCTGGGTGGATTGGCTGCGGCTCTTTTTGCATCCGCGATGACATTTATTTCCGATGTGGTTTTATGGCATTTTTTAAGCGCAGCGATCATTTTGTGGTTCGCGGTTGCAATTTCGATTGGACATCTCTTGTTAGACAAGCAAGAGCAAGGCAACGGAAAGAGGTTTGCTTTGCCGACTGGTATTGCGCTCTGGTTGGGGCTGATGGCATTGTGCGGCACAATTGTTGAAGGCTCAATGTCCGACTGGTCTGCCCTCTATTTGAAAGATGTAGTTGGCGCCAGCCTGCAGTGGGTGCCACTAGGGATTGCTTTCTTTTCTGTAACAATGTTTATTGCCCGCTGGTTTGGCGATGGTTGGCGCACTCGGTTTGGCGCACCGAAGATGCTACTGTGGGGAGGCGTTATATCTGGAGTAGGCCTTTTTACAGCATTGCTCATTGGCGGGCTTATTCCGGCATTGCTCGGTTTTGCTTTGGTAGGTTTGGGCATGGCTGCCGTGTCACCATGTGTATACGCAGCCGCAGCTAAACATGGTGCGGTGGCGCTGGCGGCTGTGACAACTATGGGCTCAATTGGAGCGTTAATGGGGCCGCCGATGATCGGCTTTGTGGCTCACGAGACGAATTTGAGCTGGGGGATGGGTCTAGTCGCATTGGCTGCGGTATTGATTGCAGTGCTCACCCCCAAAATAAATTGGGAATAA
- a CDS encoding EscU/YscU/HrcU family type III secretion system export apparatus switch protein, with amino-acid sequence MMSDKTAKRSQAIALAYREGSAAPRVVAKGKGMLAEKIIEKAREAGIFVHDSPEMVALLMQVDLDSQIPPQLYRAVAELLAFIYMLERGEDIAAPDFSYLSETTQENSVVSDTHHSDLL; translated from the coding sequence ATGATGAGCGATAAAACCGCGAAAAGATCTCAGGCCATTGCCCTTGCATATCGTGAAGGTAGCGCAGCTCCACGTGTGGTTGCGAAAGGTAAAGGCATGCTGGCCGAAAAAATTATTGAGAAAGCTAGGGAAGCGGGCATTTTTGTGCATGACTCACCAGAAATGGTGGCTTTACTGATGCAAGTTGATTTGGATAGTCAGATTCCTCCTCAACTGTATCGAGCTGTGGCAGAATTGTTGGCCTTTATTTATATGCTGGAGCGCGGTGAAGATATTGCCGCTCCGGATTTTAGTTATTTGTCCGAAACTACTCAGGAAAACTCAGTGGTGTCGGATACTCACCATTCGGATCTTTTGTGA
- the fliK gene encoding flagellar hook-length control protein FliK has product MLPGNTSTTLIGNFVRAQQGLIDSVRVSPDDVRLTVGEKVQAVVTNQLNNGRFLVLIKDQLLDLNLPRNTQPGQQFELTVLSKNPQLTFQLNTAPNQPATTALNQDARVGLSKGAVMIGELLQNSDPAEVESLKQSLPLFTGKPEPVQLASQLANRLGQSGLFYESHQAQWVAGERTLPALQMESKAFVTPESLLTMSPSNLASQSEQQASSSIGKIEVNAHLLSEEQATTSNKAEFTDSKFALNGHAAAKMPSIDEAHLQQIVRQQLDLIENKPLIWQGQAWPNQDLLWQIQHNEERSHSEAEVELVPQWQTSLQLSLPRLGELGVIAQLKPDGFHLRFQALNESTLNLLKAQQPALLARFEAAGLKLSSALVHRGDDER; this is encoded by the coding sequence ATGTTACCCGGGAATACTTCCACAACGCTCATTGGCAATTTTGTCCGTGCACAGCAGGGCTTGATCGATTCCGTACGAGTATCTCCAGATGATGTAAGACTCACTGTCGGCGAAAAAGTACAGGCGGTTGTGACCAATCAGCTTAATAATGGGCGTTTCCTAGTTTTAATCAAAGATCAGTTGCTTGATCTGAATCTACCGCGCAATACCCAACCAGGGCAGCAGTTTGAACTGACCGTTCTGAGTAAAAATCCGCAATTAACCTTCCAACTCAACACTGCGCCAAATCAGCCTGCAACAACAGCTTTGAACCAAGATGCGCGAGTCGGTTTAAGCAAAGGCGCGGTAATGATCGGTGAGCTGTTGCAAAATAGTGATCCGGCAGAGGTAGAGTCACTCAAGCAATCGCTACCCCTATTTACCGGTAAGCCTGAACCAGTACAATTAGCGTCGCAATTGGCAAATCGTCTAGGTCAAAGCGGCTTATTTTATGAGTCGCATCAAGCGCAATGGGTGGCCGGTGAGCGCACCTTGCCAGCACTGCAAATGGAATCAAAAGCCTTTGTGACGCCAGAGTCTTTGCTAACAATGTCACCAAGCAACCTTGCCTCACAGTCAGAGCAACAAGCAAGCAGCTCGATTGGAAAGATAGAAGTCAATGCGCATCTTTTAAGCGAGGAGCAAGCCACTACTTCAAACAAAGCTGAATTTACAGACTCTAAATTCGCGCTCAATGGTCATGCTGCGGCAAAAATGCCCTCCATTGATGAAGCGCATTTACAGCAAATTGTACGTCAGCAGTTGGATTTGATTGAAAATAAGCCCCTGATTTGGCAGGGGCAGGCGTGGCCGAATCAAGATTTACTTTGGCAGATTCAGCACAATGAAGAGCGATCGCACTCAGAGGCTGAAGTGGAGCTAGTACCTCAGTGGCAAACTAGCTTACAGCTCTCGCTACCGAGGCTAGGGGAACTGGGAGTTATTGCCCAGCTAAAACCAGATGGCTTTCATCTGCGCTTTCAGGCTTTAAATGAATCAACGCTCAACTTATTGAAGGCGCAGCAGCCTGCATTATTGGCACGATTTGAAGCCGCTGGCCTTAAATTGTCTTCGGCCTTGGTACATCGAGGCGATGATGAGCGATAA
- a CDS encoding DUF2802 domain-containing protein: MITIDYLTAAMFLLTVLAVYACEALIFWLKLRKMRPAQSETYADKLVEHEFKIEQLMMKIQSLQCEFESQVTQIPVEEVTAVSEEQNYALAIKLAQQGADVTQLMAACSLSRAEADLIVAIYRGVYKG; encoded by the coding sequence ATGATTACAATCGATTATTTGACTGCCGCAATGTTTTTATTAACTGTTCTAGCCGTATATGCTTGTGAAGCGCTTATTTTCTGGTTGAAATTGCGAAAAATGCGCCCAGCTCAAAGTGAAACCTATGCAGATAAATTGGTGGAGCATGAATTTAAAATTGAACAATTGATGATGAAAATACAATCGCTGCAGTGTGAATTTGAATCGCAAGTCACTCAAATACCCGTAGAAGAAGTCACTGCGGTGTCAGAAGAGCAAAATTATGCTCTCGCAATCAAACTGGCTCAGCAGGGGGCTGATGTAACACAATTGATGGCCGCGTGTAGCTTGTCTCGAGCGGAAGCTGATTTGATTGTTGCAATCTACCGTGGTGTCTATAAGGGGTAA
- the fliS gene encoding flagellar export chaperone FliS: MSAQVRRAMAAYSSQSLDADVNTASPHRLIVLLYDGAIKAVTIAKLHMQNMNIGEKGAAISKAISIIEEGLRLSLDRESGGELAQNLDALYEYIAYLLLEANIQNDIEKLDTALSLLKDLKESWDSIALEVQQNHQAGQEQMVQYGSI; encoded by the coding sequence ATGAGTGCCCAAGTTCGCCGTGCAATGGCTGCGTATAGCAGCCAAAGTCTAGATGCCGACGTTAATACGGCATCACCTCATCGTCTTATTGTTCTGCTTTATGATGGTGCTATCAAAGCAGTTACTATCGCTAAACTTCATATGCAAAATATGAATATTGGTGAGAAAGGTGCTGCAATTTCAAAAGCAATATCAATCATTGAGGAAGGGCTGCGGCTATCTTTGGATCGTGAGTCGGGTGGTGAGCTAGCTCAAAATCTCGATGCTTTGTATGAGTACATTGCCTATTTGCTATTAGAAGCTAATATCCAGAATGATATTGAAAAGTTAGATACGGCATTGAGTCTTTTAAAAGATTTGAAAGAATCTTGGGATTCTATTGCGTTGGAGGTGCAGCAAAATCATCAGGCTGGACAAGAGCAGATGGTGCAGTATGGAAGCATTTGA
- the fliD gene encoding flagellar filament capping protein FliD produces MAITTGGMSGIDINGLVSQLMSIERQPLQKMTVKEVGLQAKISAYGTIKSGLTSFQSALAKLNNVATYTGSTSATSSDDSAVKISASAGAQASKYNIEVTQLATSQKLASRTYTKASDVIGEGVLTIDFGSYGSGFTPNTARTSISVTIDSTNNTLEGVRDAINKANGGVSASIVNDGTGYRLALSSSQSGSANNMRITVAEAGISASNTDLNGLSALAYNPAATPAAITNMTQNQAAKDSIFKLDGITITKPTNVVTDAIDGLTFTLAKETTTQVQLSVNKNSASITAPLKEMVKSYNDLIKTMRDLTKADTSKAAPGESNNAQVLNGEYVPRMIETELRDMMNQVLDYTGGDIKRLSQVGISVDRNGVMTLDETKLNKGMADDPDGVTSLFASNARSTDRQIKIETLGKNTLAGNYDLNVTALASQGTFVGSTAATFTSGVFPINSTNKSISLTVDGKAISIDLAEGSYTSTQLAAEIQTRVNSNSTLKTAGSTVAVSIDASNKISITSNKYGASSSVMVSSAAAEFGLQGGTNSSGVDAAGSLNGIALKSDGQKLYNDDGFKLSVLGGTIGDRGGIAVSQGFASQLDKAVAKIIDGKGAIGTKLETLNKTVKDIQQQRTAFERRMTATEARYRAQYVALDTMLTQMQQTSSSLSQQLATLPKFS; encoded by the coding sequence ATGGCGATTACGACTGGTGGCATGAGTGGGATTGATATTAATGGCCTAGTCTCGCAGTTGATGTCGATTGAACGGCAGCCCCTGCAAAAAATGACGGTCAAAGAGGTTGGACTGCAAGCAAAGATTAGTGCTTATGGCACTATTAAAAGTGGGCTTACCAGCTTTCAATCTGCCTTAGCAAAGCTCAATAATGTTGCAACTTATACTGGCTCAACTTCAGCAACATCTTCAGACGATTCTGCGGTTAAAATTAGTGCTTCTGCAGGCGCGCAGGCTAGTAAATACAACATTGAAGTAACGCAGCTTGCGACATCCCAAAAACTTGCAAGTAGAACTTATACAAAGGCCAGTGATGTAATTGGTGAGGGCGTGTTAACTATTGATTTTGGGTCGTATGGCTCAGGTTTTACGCCTAATACCGCGAGAACATCAATTTCGGTCACGATTGATAGCACCAATAACACTTTAGAAGGTGTTAGAGATGCGATTAATAAGGCCAATGGTGGTGTAAGTGCAAGTATTGTTAATGACGGTACTGGTTATCGTTTGGCCTTATCATCATCTCAATCGGGTAGTGCAAATAATATGCGCATTACGGTTGCAGAGGCTGGTATTTCGGCAAGCAATACTGATCTAAATGGTTTATCAGCACTAGCGTATAATCCTGCTGCAACTCCTGCCGCAATTACAAATATGACACAGAATCAAGCTGCAAAAGATTCAATCTTTAAGCTTGATGGCATAACGATCACTAAGCCTACAAATGTTGTTACTGATGCAATTGATGGCCTGACATTTACTCTTGCAAAGGAAACAACGACGCAAGTTCAATTGAGTGTCAATAAAAATTCGGCCTCGATTACAGCACCGCTGAAAGAAATGGTTAAATCATACAATGATCTCATCAAAACAATGAGGGATTTGACCAAAGCCGACACTTCCAAAGCTGCTCCAGGTGAATCCAATAACGCACAAGTATTAAATGGTGAATATGTTCCACGCATGATCGAAACTGAGCTTCGTGACATGATGAATCAAGTGCTCGATTATACTGGCGGTGATATAAAGCGATTAAGCCAAGTTGGTATTTCGGTTGATCGAAATGGTGTAATGACGCTCGATGAGACCAAATTGAATAAGGGAATGGCTGATGATCCTGATGGCGTTACTAGCCTGTTTGCATCAAATGCTCGTAGTACTGATCGGCAGATCAAAATTGAGACACTCGGGAAAAATACATTAGCAGGTAACTACGATTTAAATGTTACAGCCTTGGCGTCACAAGGCACTTTTGTAGGTAGCACAGCTGCAACGTTTACGAGCGGTGTGTTTCCGATTAATTCTACAAATAAATCAATCTCTTTGACTGTAGATGGCAAAGCAATATCAATTGATCTAGCTGAAGGAAGTTATACTAGCACACAATTAGCTGCTGAAATACAAACGCGAGTGAATTCAAATTCAACTTTGAAAACAGCTGGTTCTACTGTGGCTGTAAGTATTGATGCTTCAAATAAAATATCAATTACCTCAAATAAATATGGTGCTAGTTCAAGTGTGATGGTTTCTTCTGCTGCAGCTGAATTTGGATTGCAAGGCGGGACAAACTCATCAGGTGTCGATGCTGCGGGTAGTCTGAATGGTATTGCTTTAAAGAGTGATGGCCAAAAACTATACAATGATGATGGTTTCAAATTATCCGTTTTAGGTGGAACAATTGGCGATCGTGGCGGTATCGCAGTATCGCAAGGTTTTGCTTCTCAGCTGGATAAAGCCGTGGCAAAAATAATTGATGGTAAAGGTGCAATTGGCACTAAATTAGAAACGTTGAATAAAACGGTAAAAGATATCCAACAACAAAGAACCGCTTTTGAACGTAGGATGACTGCAACAGAAGCTCGTTATCGGGCTCAATATGTCGCATTAGATACTATGCTGACGCAGATGCAGCAGACTAGTAGCTCCTTATCCCAACAGTTGGCCACGTTGCCGAAATTTTCTTAA
- a CDS encoding flagellar protein FlaG: MQINSVSGTGQAQPILRDEPRQMPSQSTAARAVGDSLPPIVEVPKEAVQAVDAKAQAEQINDAVKKINQTIGSMNKNVGLEFSTDEDTKLRLVKVIDVASKEVLRQIPTEEVINIAKAIDKLQGLLVRDKA, encoded by the coding sequence ATGCAAATCAACTCAGTTTCTGGAACTGGCCAGGCTCAGCCCATTTTGAGGGATGAACCTCGGCAGATGCCGAGTCAATCTACTGCAGCTAGGGCGGTGGGTGATAGTTTGCCGCCGATTGTCGAGGTTCCAAAAGAAGCTGTTCAGGCTGTTGATGCCAAGGCACAGGCTGAGCAAATTAATGATGCGGTTAAAAAAATTAACCAAACGATTGGCTCGATGAACAAAAATGTGGGTTTAGAATTTTCAACAGATGAAGATACTAAATTGCGTCTTGTTAAAGTAATTGATGTTGCTTCAAAAGAAGTATTGCGCCAAATTCCTACCGAAGAAGTGATTAATATTGCTAAAGCAATTGATAAGCTTCAAGGCTTATTGGTGCGGGATAAAGCCTAA